Part of the Cottoperca gobio chromosome 1, fCotGob3.1, whole genome shotgun sequence genome, ATCTCCACTGAAGATGTCGGGTCAGGATTGGGCATCTTACCGGGACAGGGGAGTGGCTCATGATCTCCGGATCTTTCAGGGACAGGTGTTCAGGCACTGCAGTGTGTTTCTTGACCAGAAACAATGGTTTTCTTCATTTTGAATTAGTGGTGTGTTAAGGTTGTAATGTCCCTCGAGGAGGAGAACGGGCCGCAGTTTCAGACACGCATGCCTTATTTTCTTTCCCCACCTGCATTCAGCAAAGAAGAATATCAGAGTTAGAGCCAGTGGGCGGGTCTCCACAGTGTGGGTGGGGAAACAAGAGAGACCTGCTGAATGTCAGGCGCACCAGTGCGAGCAATGAAATGGTTAGTTGCACTTAACAGATTGTTGGTGGCATGCGTGACCCTCTTCACTCAACTGTCCGCTCGAATCCCTGGATGAACTGAGCATCACTGCAGTAACTGACTGAATGACTTTCTGTCGGTCGTGAATGGGGAAAGTGTGAAAAAGATTGTGCTGCTTCTCAAATATAGAAACAGATATTCTAGACTTTTCTCATGTTTCTAAGCAAAAAGTCCAAAACAATGTATTCCAGACGTCATCACTATTGTGCCCAATGCTTGTTTCCTGTGCCACACACAGCGACATGTTGGGATATAAATAACAGCAATGATAGGAATACTCTCTCATTGTAGTTCTGTTGTGTGTTCCAGCTTCATTTCTAAACTGCTCAGTGAAAAAGCTTTGATCCACGGCCTTTGTTGTCATTTCTAGTGAAAAGCACTTACAAGTTGTAATGACTCAAATTCTGAAGCGTATAAATGTTGGACCTTTGGAATTGCAGTGTGACTGTAATTCAGAATAGTAAAAGTCTAGTGATTAGTAGTTTTGGAGAAGGTTAACATTAGATACGAGTGTTTGATATATTTTAACCATAGTACCTTTATACTAAGTGACTATAACTGTCCACCTAATAGCTACACCCAAGATATGTGGTATAAGattatcagtgtgttttttgGGGAGTTTGGTACACTGTATAACCATGATGTGTTGTGATCTTTATTTGATGTTCCATACAACCTTAACTACTGTTAATGTATCTGTACTTTACCCAGAAGCTCTTGCTGTCCTCTACTAACACATCAGTTAATGCTTCTTTACTGAGTCAAAACAAAGTTTGCCGATATGGCTTCCAATGGAGACTTCTTCAGTGTTTCATGATACGTGATTCATGATGACGGCAATGAAAATATTGGCAAAACACACGTTCTTCCCTTTGTATAGCAGATAGAATTTTACTGAACATCACCACATAATGGCAGCTTTGGCTCCAAAACATCTTTTATCAGCCTTCAACTTCAACTGTCTGAGATTCTTCTTCTGTCCAGTTGTTAAGGCACTTCTGATGTtgatgttttccttttcctccaGCAGTCTAAAGGAGACAAAGGTGAAGGCCTTCCAGCGGTGAGTGTTTAACACGGTTATTTCTAAATACtctcttcatttctttccttctttgtcGATCTGAATTTCCTTCCAttctttcctccttttccttccttgCCTGCATGTCCAGAAGCGTAAATCTTCCTCCCTGCTGGACGCCCGTATGGCTAAGATTTACAGACGACAGAGACACAGTCGCGATGGAGACGACTCTGCCAGTGATGACGAGGATGAAGGTTAGTCTGTGTTAAAGGTTACATTGTTACTGATAATCACAAAACTGAGTAAAATGTTTCTCCTTGAATTGAATCATTCAGATATCTTTTGTTCTGACCTGATCACCTGTCGCATCCGTCCGTCCTTCTCCACAGCTTCCCAGAGAAGAAAGGCACTCCGAGGGGGGGGGCATTCTTCCAGGAGGGGATTTGGAGCCAACAGGAGAGGCCTGCTGAGAGGAGGCTCGGCCcacagaggaagcagaggaggTCACATGACTCCCGGCTCCTCGGCCCTCAAGCTAAAGCGAGGGATGGGCATGAGGGATGGTGGGCGGAGGGGACGAGGGGTGAGGCTGAGGGGGGGCTCCAGGATGCAGCGAAGAGGAGACGAGTCTGAGGAGTCagacgacgacgacgatgacgatgaagaggaggaagaagaagaggacagtGAAGACGGAGACAAAGAACGACTGCATCATCGTCAACGCAGGAGGAGGCGCAggactgatgatgatgatgatgatgatgatgatgaagatgaagatgacgATGACGACAGTGAGGGGCAGGAATTTGACCCTGAAGATGAGGAGATGGACACACTGGAAGATGAAGAGGacgatgaggatgaggatgaggaaggGCGCTGGGATTCCGACCCAGAACCCCCGGTCCTCCTGGTGTCTGATCTAAATGATGACCTGCTCAGCGGCTCCTACCTGACTGTCACCCTGCAGCGCCCCCACAAGGCCAAGAGACACTCTGGTAAGATTCCAAACTGCAGCTGTTCCAGTataaaaacatctaaagcaTGATGTTTATATTCACTCTCCATAACTCAACTGTAAAGTAAAACTGAATCCGAGACATGTTGTTGCTGCTCAGGCTCCATAGTTCCAAAGCTAGAAGCAGCCATGGGTGTGAGGACGGCTGCAGTAGGGGGTCAGCAGGGCTTCATCCAGAGGAAGACGGCTCTGTCCAAACATTTCCGTCTCAAGAGCGCCGACATCACAGCTGACGGCGTAACACCAAGAGGACCTGGCAGGTAGAGCTCAGCACATGATCATTCACTTTAAAACATGACCGCTGCTACTAATGATATAAAATGGTATTTGGTTATTTAAAATGGAGCCTACTGCGAGTTGAGACACCATGGATGGACAAAGCATGAAGCATTTTCAGTGTAAAACCTCCAAAACTCGTAAACATTTCCTTTGAGACCAAAGCAAGATTCTCCATGTTGTCGTCGGAACACTGTCATATGCGTCCAGCGCTGCTTTCCTCTCATAATCTAAGGGTTCTGTGCTGCACCTGCTCTCTGAGCCGCCCCCACTGAAGACCTTTGAACCATTTACTTTTATTGGCTATTTTCTTCACACACTTCAAAAACTACATTCacttaattttctttttctggcaGTAAACTGCTCACCTTGACAAACGTCCTTTGATCATGACGATATTAACATCCAGTTTTTGTCCAATCCACGACCAGATCCTTTCATTATTTCTTGGGAACATGAGCTGATGAGCTGAACtgctttctttaaatgtaacttCCATAAATGCTCTGTCGGCTATAAGTGACCAGTAACTATTTGCTTCATGCATGTGACACCATTAACCTAAACGCCATTTCATATTTTTGATCTTGTAGGCCGCGTCTGCGGGGTAACCATGGGGACAGAGGCACTAGAGATCACTCTGTGACGTcctcagaggaagaggaagctgctgcttcttctgcgCCCTCTTCCCTGTCCCCTCCGTCCCTGCTGTCGCTGCCGTCCTTTAAGGACGTGGGCAacgagagaggaggggagaaggaggtgtgggtgtctgtgttcAGGTACTTGGACAGAACCGAGCTGCTGGCCTGCATGACCGTCTGTAAGGCCTGGTACAAGTGGTACGTCACACTCCTCAACATACACTGTTTGACTTTACCTTGTCCTCAGCTGGGTACAAGGAGCAGAGCTCTGATGCTGCTTGTGAATAACCCCATCATGCAGGAGCTGTGACAAGCGTCTGTGGAGCCACGTGGACGTGAGTCGGTGCAGCCCGCTCAGTAACCAGGCCCTGGCTGGCATCGTTAAACGCCAGCCAGCCTCTCTGGATCTGTCCTGGACCCCTCTGGCCAAGAGACAGTTCAACTGTCTGCTCACCAGGCtcccaggtacacacacacacacacacacacacacacacacacacacacacacacacacacacacacacacacacacacacacacacacacacacacacaggtccctGCATGTCTCAccaccccccctctctgtgtcttcagGTCTGAGGGAGCTTAGGGTGACTGGTCTGTCCTGGTCCTGTCTGTCAGCATTGGTCTCTCCCACGCTGCCCTACCTGCGGCTGCTGGACCTGCGCTGGTGTGAAGGCCTTAAAGATGCCCAGATAAAAGAGATCATCACCCCACCTGGTCAGTAGCAAAGCTCAGTGACTCTACACTCTTATTTTGGTTTTGATGCAGCTCTGCACTGGCAAACTGGTATTTTCCTGGAGTGCCCTGGTGTTATTTCCTCGCCTGTGTCAGTGTAGTGTCTTGTGTGCCAGGGGAAGAGGCGTGGTGATGCTAAACTAGGGGGCCTGCGAGAGACTCTCACCTGACTACTATCATATTGTGGTCACACCCACATAAACTCCTTTTATTCATGGATtgctcattttcttctttcactaGCTGACATGTGATCACACAGAAAATAGGGATAAAGTGATTGTAACCAGCTCTGTAATCCACAAACGTTAGGAGTCTTTACTGAAGGCCTTTCCTTTGCTCTGATCACTCTCTTTACAGCCAGCTGTAGGCAGCAGGAATGTCTTCCATCTACAGTCTCTTATGGAAGTGATGATATCACTGTCCTTAATATCGTTTGGGCTCTTGGTCTCACCGATATCACTGATGCTCTACAGATCGCTGCAATGATTTGCCcagttaggattccttcagtgttcatcgttaggttttttctttttcttttatctcacCACGTGTACCACTTATCAAAGTGTGCAGTCGAATACGGCCACCAAATTAACAAAAGTGCTCAAGCAGCACCCTGATGTGGTCGGTATGGCGATCTGCACCATgctgcatacctgtcaaccctcccgttttccccgggattatcccgtctttttaaccttttcaaaagtaaaaataggcttaattttaaaaagtgtaaagtggcctccggtaaagcaggtggcagtattatgtttaactttagctaaAAAACTttatccaccagtaaacacacagaagaagaaaacaggaacaataacacagaagaagacgaaaacatatgatgagagtcacagtgaacgggagatagatggagacgcagttatACCGGCCAAACAAGTTAacactttatgtaagtacctgccaaatgagaggagaccttcccttatttattaaaagcagagtcgggcaaactcatgctttttgtaaagtgtgccattcagatgttagcatcgcacacggcggaataagcgatgttcgccagcatgaagaattgtccaagcacaagcacgccaagaggcacaaaaacatacactgtcaatgacttcatgtgtgacaagaactgtgtcgaaggcagaccaagtgaccagagctgagggaaagatgtcaatgctttgcgccaaaaataatgtagccttcagcttctgcaatgatttcagtcgcagtggaGCGGACATGTTCCCcaactctgacatcgcaaggaagtcctcgtcgggggaaacaaaagccacaaaactcatcaatcatcaaatcaattgatgataataagtcatcaaataaaatacataaatcttataaacatgtctgtactagtaatacatactttaaataaacatgtatttcctgaatgtatatacccgtcctttatgtgtttacgtttacattatatgggggctgagagctgttaaggtatgtgcggaaaatgtcctttatttttgaaattccaatgttgacaggtatgccatGCTGCTGGGTTACTAATGAAGCCTGTAATCTCCTTGTTGACCTTTCCAACTCAAGTGACCATTTTCTACATCTCTGGTTGTTCTTGTAGGCTCTGAGACGTCCCGCAGTAGACTGAGGAACATGGTGACGCTGCGTCTGTCCGGTGTGGATGTCAATGAATCCACTCTGAGGCTGCTCCAGCGCCACATGCCCCAGCTGGAGAGACTGGACCTGGCTCACTGCAAGGACATAACTGACTCGTGTATCAGCCTGCTGGCAGCATCCGGGACTCACAGCCGCAACACTCTCACTGAACTCACACTGGCAGGTGGGTGTTTAAAACATCTCATCATTCATTTTAGCACTGTGCATACTATCAGAATCAATCGATTAGAACAGGGTTTTTTCAACGGGGGCGAAAGCGCCTGAggggcgttcagaggacgttggggggcgctggaagcaatattttagaaagggcgttcacgtgtctttgggggggcATTTGTGTGTACGGCACGcaaggtaattcataaacacacgcaaaaaatctactccaaaaaaatgtatccaaatctggtcagatatagaatataaccggcgactgTTTTTACTGgtcaaggtcagggtccttgaacacaacacgagcggaacgtgtcatcacgtggtcacgtcatgtcaaaaacttaaatattaaacgagacggtcattgacaacAGCGaccgcagcatggcgagtgtaacaaagagaaaggtggatgcggaatgttccaggagaaatggacaaactattatttcttcgtggaagtaaaaggccagtgtttgtgtggccGTGTTCGCTTGCGGTCATGGAAAAGGCTCTCGaactgcattacagcacgaaacatgccaaactgcacaagctgaaaggaaGAGTtgagtgcgtttgaataaagttaacattgtgtgtttttaggcttttatttttattttgctgagcgataaagtgctgcttgaaaaacaaaaacaagcgccatccccctcagccaccactgttcGAAAGCATTAATATTATTCCAAAGAtgcaccatgaataaaactaaaaactaaaactaaactaaaacaccaacactctggtcgggacttggaccggcagcagacgagctgcactctcgtagtagcagagctaacacctgcagagctaacaccagcagagctaacaccagcagagctaacgttatagcagagctaacaccagcagagctaacgttatagcagagctaacacctgcagagctaacaccagcagagctaatgttatagcagagctaacaccagcagagctaacgttatagcagagctaacacctgcagagctaacaccagcagagctaacaccagcagagctaacgttatagcagagctaacgttatagcagagctaacacctgcagagctaacacctgcagagctaacaccagcagagctaacaccagcagagctaacgttatagcagagctaacgttatagcagagctaacgttatagcagagctaacgttatagcagagctaacgccagcagagctaacgccagcagagctaacgttatagcagagctaacgttatagcagagttaacgttatagcagagctaacacctgcagatctaacgttatagcagagctaacaccagcagagctaatatcagcatcactgctgctgattcaggctgtgtgtgtttaaaaaacgcagatattttcgcctgagtttatgaacgttggggtcgacgtcgctccatttataattaatgtgttggatttttgacttttttgcactttgtagttttcTCCTCTCGTTTGTTCgcgaaacggagagaatgtgaatgcgcaaagcaacgccgtaaacacggaaacgtgcacataaattagataaataacataagcgtttggtttatttaataaaagagaacatttggcgctatatatttatataaaataaaacatggagtTCTGTTGGGGGGCGGCGGCGGCAACGCCTCAGACTTGTTTatttgtgctcgtttattgagagtgcaaattgtttcacatttctgaggctgctgtgtttaacaccggttacagtttgaatgtctgacccgtctctgattggctgcagtctatggcacagattaaagtttgattCTTCTTaccattgcatttgtttaacgctccttaataaaatgtctttgtttgctccctgggtacatggtgtatcacggcaattgaaggtaaaaacaacaaaagataatggataggggggcgctggcccaaaaaaggttgagaaccactggatTAGAATGAAGATTACCTGGGAGTGCAACTCTTAAGGAATTGACTTGAAGTGATCCGCTTGAGAGAAATCACTTTGATTTGTTGGAACTACCAAATCCCTCGCGGCTGTGCAGTGGTGCTTCTTTTACTTTATCAACAATGGTTGTTTTAGATGAGAGCAGCTcctgacgtctgtctgtctgtctaggTTGTTGTGAGCTGACCGACGGCTGTCTCTCCTACCTGAAGCGTCTTTCATCTCTGACTCTGCTGGACCTCAGAGGCTGTAAGAGCATCAGCAGACGAGCCTGTGACGCCTTCATATCTGACCTGTCCCACGTTGCACTCTACTGTATGATGGAGGAGAAGCTCATCCAGCGCCTTGATTAACACTAACAGTTGGCTATGTACCAGTGTAACAAGGTGTTTGAGAGAAGAattactacaacaacaaaaagctcAACCTTTTGTGTAGGTTGTTCTTGTGAACATGAAGAGCACCAAACCTTGAGTTGGCCTTCAGAAACATTAAACCTGAGCTAACTGGCAGCCGTGGCACCACAGCTCCTACAATCCTACCGTCTTGTTTCAACATGTAAATAAAGATCTCTTCCACttgtacaaatgtgtgtttttcactAATGAAACGAGGCTAGCAGTTTCTCTCGCTGAGGCTCCACACTCCCAATTTAATAACAATCTTCTGGCAAGACTACAAACAAgcattttttcaaaatgtcagaatcgtcctttttaaaaagtcttaacTTGCAGAATGTACACATCATGTTTAACCAGAAGTCTGGCTCAATATGAAGCCAGCTCTGTGTACAGCCTGGTGCAGGATGGAGCCCTGTTTGTAAGAGGTCGTTATTTTTTGGATTAAAAATCAGGGAAACTAGAAAAATGAGTGTATGTTTAAATAGTTGAGTGGTATTCTGTGTAAAGAAAATTCCatgtgtatgtttatttttttatgtttcatccATGACTCCATTGACTTTTTCCAACTGGCAACCTAATAAAATGTGAATGGCTGAACTTTCTATTTGTTGCATTTACCACATACATGAGTTATATACTTAAACAATATTAAGACACTTATTTTAcaataatcaaaaatatttttcaaatatacCCATTCCAGTCACTGATGGTGGTAAACAGCAGACCCTGCACCAATGGAAAAGGTCCAATTTCAAATTTAAGACTCATTATTAAACaatatttgcacatatttaggATCGGTTTCTGTCTGTATAAAAAAGCTTAATCTTGTTCACAGGAGCCGTTATTGGCAGCGCACTTTGACAGGACATGTTCTATCATGGCTGAATCAAACCAACACTATCCATGTCGGATAAGTGagaacatgtattttttgtgaCCATTTGCTTCTTTTAAATCCttacaaaaacacagatgttCCAATCTTAACTTTTATTACAAACAAGTTCATTTACATCTATGAAGAaacaccagtgtgtgtgcagtttgtgtttctgtccgtCTAATAGCTCTTGGTGGTCTCGTACGCCTCTGGGAAAGGGAGGCTGACTTGTCCACTTCCAGCCACCAGAGGCAGGATCCCAGCGTTGGGAACAACGTTCCATGACAGCGTCAGAGTGATGTTCTTATTAGCCCTGGAGACGAGACGCACATTTCAGTCAGTCACATTACATGACATGTGTGAACTTTAGAATGGTATTCATGCACTGTTAAAAATTGCGAAATTTGAAAGGTAATTAacagagcattaatataagcTCTATGTCTGGTCAAACGTCTTAGCACCTGATGACGGAGagaatatttctttttaaatagtgtgtgagtgtgtgtgtgtgtgtgtgtgtgtctaacctGAGTCCGTTTCCATCATCAAAGAAAAAGTATTTGGACTTCATTTCTCTGAGGTTCAGTTTGGTGTTTTCACCGCGAAGGACGATCTTATCCCACAGCACCACCTGGTTcagagactgaaacacacagaaaacaattattgtgacgcacaaaaacatttatattctgaGCTTTGTAACAATACAATAGTTGACAGAGCTGTTGCACTGGATTGCATTATCttgaattacattttggaaTGTTGGCCCTTTTTATCTACAGtacaaaacatgcattttaCACTGGATTGTGGATTAATATTGAAGACTTTAAGATTTTTGTGCTTCATTTTGTATGCATTATTCATTACAGTATGTCACTATGCAAAGCCTCTTCAaaacacaacactaacacaGCAAGTGTTGACTTACATTGCTCTTTGTGGCGTACTCAGCAGACAGagagtgtatgagtgtgtgtgtatgtgtgtgtgtgacttacaTTGCTCTTTGTGGCGTACTCAGCAGACAGAtagagaaacagctgtttaacgTTCCAGTCAAAGATTGGCTGCAAATGTAGGAAGAGTTAAGGAACAACAGAGATTTGCCTGAACGTAGTGATGAGACCTGCTCAGTGAGATCTGTGGACTAACTGATTTAGATAAATTGCTGTTGAGTTTATTAAGTGGCATTAAGTGGCAAGTTTGGAtcagcaaaaataaagattcATTAATCTTAGCTCAGCTCTATTAGTATGGAGGCAGAAATTATCAGATAAACGGTtgattaaaatagttttattgtattctaagttatAGAgtattttgtctgtctgtcagtcaggtACAGCAGACTTCTAAAACTCGAGTCGGTCTGAATATCACTGCAATCTTTATGTGAATcttagatatctgtgtttcctgtggcactgggggctgtacgctccgtgtaacgttatgttttgatagtttgtatgttgcttGGGTCCAGgcggcagagacgagggaacgactcttgtttttgtttcatacTGCTTCCCCAGAGGGGAGCGTGCGGCGAGCAGCTCGGATTTGGACGGCGAATATCCCAGCACaggcagtcacagcgggctgatggagcaCTGGGTCTAACCTGAGTCACAGCAGCGACAGTAAGTTTGACGATCCGAAGGGAAGTCGACTGAATCagtgctaactgctaacagaaTATCTGTGTCACCCCTCTCTCTTGCACACTCTACTACACTAAGATACAAACTATGAAAGAGTGCAGGGATCATGAATGTGATGTTGACCCTGAGTCTGCAGAgtcagcagctgtacttcttctccctcagtTCTGAGGGAAGACTGCAGCTAGTGACAACACAGatacgtcaacactgttacctcttcacactctgttgatgttaattcattgttttaatgtttcaattCTGCCATATCTTATGTATTGAACCTTAATCTCCTTTGTGAGttgtgtgtcacacacagcCACTGCTACGGCTGCAACTGCTCACTGTGTTGGTAAGTGGGGCAAAACATCAGCCAACACATGCTCAAGAACTGCACGAAGCTCACTGCTGAACACATCTACAAACACAGTTGTGAATTCTTATTTTCTACATAGTTTGagtattaaaaacaatgaagatCTAAACGTCTGAATGTATGCAGCACTGTCTCCGTCTTGCCGGATGACTATATACATACAGCTCCTTTTAAAACGTATTCTCTCGACCCAGGGGAACCCTGTTGGGTGATTAAAAGAATACCCCTTACCATATTTcaggacatttttaaaaagcattcaTTCAAAAATGTCTGTTCCAAATAggtgaaaacaaaacagggCCTTCTTGAATACACATGACCTGAAACGTTTA contains:
- the kdm2aa gene encoding lysine (K)-specific demethylase 2Aa isoform X4, with the protein product MPDPDFSVNDVKMFVGSRRMIDVMDVSTQKGTEMSMAQWTRYYETPPSQREKLYNVISLEFSHTKLENLVRRPATVDLIDWVDNMWPRHLKERQRDSTNSINDMQYPKVQKYCLMSVEGCYTDFHIDFGGTSVWYHILRGSKVFWLIPPTPQSLELYENWVLSGKQGDIFLGDRASDCQRVELKQGCTFIIPSGWIHAVYTPVDSMVFGGNFLHSFNIPMQLNICNIEDRTRVPLKFRYPFYYEMCWYVLERYVFSLTKTSYLTPEFQKHTLGIGLKKPPSSDPDSEQVKEEEEEEEEEEEEEEEGSSEEDSSDQKSDNPALKVHLTPLELEGMWNLLGKLEALPSNKKCVPAGIHNAPALITHIKALLKERANDNPKLSYSGKPIIRWPKRPSWYQPPPPPPPPPRPKLTSTPIIPRPQKPASSMSVLRRRRVRCKRCEACMRPECGDCNFCRDMKKFGGPGKLKQTCVLRQCLSPGLPLSAVCEICKEPNQEETGDPALTLMECSNCAQIVHPACLTVQGEGVVNKDLPSCWECPKCVQGITDPEQSKGDKGEGLPAKRKSSSLLDARMAKIYRRQRHSRDGDDSASDDEDEASQRRKALRGGGHSSRRGFGANRRGLLRGGSAHRGSRGGHMTPGSSALKLKRGMGMRDGGRRGRGVRLRGGSRMQRRGDESEESDDDDDDDEEEEEEEDSEDGDKERLHHRQRRRRRRTDDDDDDDDDEDEDDDDDSEGQEFDPEDEEMDTLEDEEDDEDEDEEGRWDSDPEPPVLLVSDLNDDLLSGSYLTVTLQRPHKAKRHSGSIVPKLEAAMGVRTAAVGGQQGFIQRKTALSKHFRLKSADITADGVTPRGPGRPRLRGNHGDRGTRDHSVTSSEEEEAAASSAPSSLSPPSLLSLPSFKDVGNERGGEKEVWVSVFRYLDRTELLACMTVCKAWYKWSCDKRLWSHVDVSRCSPLSNQALAGIVKRQPASLDLSWTPLAKRQFNCLLTRLPGLRELRVTGLSWSCLSALVSPTLPYLRLLDLRWCEGLKDAQIKEIITPPGSETSRSRLRNMVTLRLSGVDVNESTLRLLQRHMPQLERLDLAHCKDITDSCISLLAASGTHSRNTLTELTLAGCCELTDGCLSYLKRLSSLTLLDLRGCKSISRRACDAFISDLSHVALYCMMEEKLIQRLD
- the kdm2aa gene encoding lysine (K)-specific demethylase 2Aa isoform X3 codes for the protein MGRAGTRRRYHDDGISDEEIDGRRMFDLEDKVHSQRFSSDRVLRMEGKDLTYEFIQRGGLRDPIIFEKPDGLGLKMPDPDFSVNDVKMFVGSRRMIDVMDVSTQKGTEMSMAQWTRYYETPPSQREKLYNVISLEFSHTKLENLVRRPATVDLIDWVDNMWPRHLKERQRDSTNSINDMQYPKVQKYCLMSVEGCYTDFHIDFGGTSVWYHILRGSKVFWLIPPTPQSLELYENWVLSGKQGDIFLGDRASDCQRVELKQGCTFIIPSGWIHAVYTPVDSMVFGGNFLHSFNIPMQLNICNIEDRTRVPLKFRYPFYYEMCWYVLERYVFSLTKTSYLTPEFQKHTLGIGLKKPPSSDPDSEQVKEEEEEEEEEEEEEEEGSSEEDSSDQKSDNPALKVHLTPLELEGMWNLLGKLEALPSNKKCVPAGIHNAPALITHIKALLKERANDNPKLSYSGKPIIRWPKRPSWYQPPPPPPPPPRPKLTSTPIIPRPQKPASSMSVLRRRRVRCKRCEACMRPECGDCNFCRDMKKFGGPGKLKQTCVLRQCLSPGLPLSAVCEICKEPNQEETGDPALTLMECSNCAQIVHPACLTVQGEGVVNKDLPSCWECPKCVQGITDPEQSKGDKGEGLPAKRKSSSLLDARMAKIYRRQRHSRDGDDSASDDEDEASQRRKALRGGGHSSRRGFGANRRGLLRGGSAHRGSRGGHMTPGSSALKLKRGMGMRDGGRRGRGVRLRGGSRMQRRGDESEESDDDDDDDEEEEEEEDSEDGDKERLHHRQRRRRRRTDDDDDDDDDEDEDDDDDSEGQEFDPEDEEMDTLEDEEDDEDEDEEGRWDSDPEPPVLLVSDLNDDLLSGSYLTVTLQRPHKAKRHSGSIVPKLEAAMGVRTAAVGGQQGFIQRKTALSKHFRLKSADITADGVTPRGPGRPRLRGNHGDRGTRDHSVTSSEEEEAAASSAPSSLSPPSLLSLPSFKDVGNERGGEKEVWVSVFRYLDRTELLACMTVCKAWYKWSCDKRLWSHVDVSRCSPLSNQALAGIVKRQPASLDLSWTPLAKRQFNCLLTRLPGLRELRVTGLSWSCLSALVSPTLPYLRLLDLRWCEGLKDAQIKEIITPPGSETSRSRLRNMVTLRLSGVDVNESTLRLLQRHMPQLERLDLAHCKDITDSCISLLAASGTHSRNTLTELTLAGCCELTDGCLSYLKRLSSLTLLDLRGCKSISRRACDAFISDLSHVALYCMMEEKLIQRLD
- the spcs3 gene encoding signal peptidase complex subunit 3, translated to MNTVLSRANSLFAFSLSVMAALTFGCFVTTAFKDRRVPVDIHVSKVMLKNVDDFTGPRERSDLGFLTFDLSSDLQPIFDWNVKQLFLYLSAEYATKSNSLNQVVLWDKIVLRGENTKLNLREMKSKYFFFDDGNGLRANKNITLTLSWNVVPNAGILPLVAGSGQVSLPFPEAYETTKSY